In Pirellulales bacterium, the following proteins share a genomic window:
- a CDS encoding DUF1972 domain-containing protein yields MSQTLPPPLQPTLPPLEFPVGMQTESSALATVAGESTALSPAAPNRRLAILGTRGIPARHGGFESFAEKLSQYMVERGWQVTVYCQESTGSRVWEDTWNGVRLIHIPVKRDDAVGTVIFDWKSTRMAAREKGTILTLGYNTALFSALYRLHRRTNLINMDGLEWQRKKWSRPQKAWLWLNERCAGCFANHVIADHPSIELHLMSRMPIRKITMIPYGADRIEEADPALLEPYGVTPDRYALVVARPEPENSLLEIVRAFSRRPRGMKLMVLGRYEPEKNAYHRETLAAASEEVIFPGGVYDAAVVAALRVHARLYLHGHTVGGTNPALVEALGAGCAVLAHDNVFNRWVAGAEAAYFYDEDDFARQLEVLLGDERKLSLMRGASVRRFEEQFSWPKILRAYESLLKIKSAAL; encoded by the coding sequence ATGAGCCAGACACTCCCCCCTCCGCTGCAGCCGACGTTGCCTCCGCTCGAATTCCCGGTCGGTATGCAGACGGAAAGCTCCGCGCTTGCGACGGTGGCCGGCGAGAGCACAGCCCTTAGTCCGGCCGCGCCGAATCGTCGCCTGGCGATCTTGGGGACGCGCGGCATTCCGGCGCGTCACGGCGGATTCGAATCGTTCGCCGAGAAGCTCTCGCAGTACATGGTGGAGCGTGGCTGGCAGGTGACGGTCTACTGCCAGGAGTCGACCGGCTCGCGCGTCTGGGAAGATACTTGGAACGGCGTCCGGTTGATCCACATCCCGGTAAAGCGTGACGATGCCGTGGGGACGGTGATCTTCGACTGGAAGTCGACGCGCATGGCGGCCCGCGAAAAGGGGACCATTCTCACCCTGGGTTACAACACGGCCCTCTTTTCGGCGTTGTATCGTCTGCACCGTCGCACGAACCTGATCAATATGGATGGCCTCGAGTGGCAGCGCAAGAAATGGAGCAGGCCGCAGAAGGCGTGGCTCTGGCTGAACGAGCGCTGCGCCGGTTGCTTCGCGAATCACGTCATCGCCGATCATCCCAGCATCGAGCTGCACCTGATGTCGCGGATGCCGATCCGCAAGATCACGATGATTCCGTACGGGGCCGACCGTATTGAGGAGGCCGATCCCGCGCTGCTCGAGCCCTACGGCGTGACGCCGGATCGTTACGCGCTCGTCGTGGCGCGCCCCGAGCCGGAGAACTCGCTGCTCGAGATCGTCCGAGCTTTCTCGCGCCGTCCGCGCGGCATGAAACTGATGGTGCTCGGCCGGTATGAGCCAGAGAAGAACGCCTATCACCGCGAGACGCTGGCCGCGGCCAGCGAGGAGGTGATCTTCCCGGGTGGCGTCTACGATGCCGCCGTTGTGGCAGCCCTGCGGGTTCACGCCCGGCTTTACCTCCACGGGCACACCGTGGGGGGGACGAACCCGGCACTCGTCGAAGCGCTCGGCGCCGGCTGCGCTGTCCTGGCCCACGACAACGTCTTCAACCGCTGGGTGGCGGGGGCCGAAGCGGCCTACTTCTACGACGAAGACGACTTCGCGCGGCAGCTCGAAGTGCTGCTCGGCGACGAGCGTAAGCTGTCGCTGATGCGCGGTGCGAGCGTGCGGCGCTTCGAGGAGCAATTCTCGTGGCCCAAGATTCTGCGGGCATACGAGTCGCTGCTGAAAATCAAGTCGGCCGCACTTTAA
- a CDS encoding DUF1501 domain-containing protein translates to MSTIASAVGDRRRFLCDVGAGLGAVALAALLTDDRRRTLRAGETVASPLAPRTPHFAPRAKRVIYLFMHGGPSHVDLLDPKPELERLAGQPLPDSVGPVMTRRKVAQNPLLAPIRPFRPRGQSGLEISDFLPHTVELADELCVLRGCHGDSVNHPQSVYQMNTGSILMGRPSLGSWVSYGLGTENDSLPAFVVLPDPGGGVKGGPLAWGNGYLPATYQGTTLRPGATPIVDLRPQPSISGAQQRGTLELLRGMNRRHSELRGGDSVLAARVEAYELAYRMQSAAPLAVDFADETAETLALYGIGEKQTDEFGRRCLLARRLVERGVRFVQLYSGDTNGWDAHDDVARNHGLFCGRTDLPVAGLLRDLRRRGLLDDTLVIWGGEFGRMPMSEQGKGRDHNPWGYSVWLAGAKVRRGFAYGATDPFGLRAVEGQVHVHDLHATILHLLGLDHESLTYTHNGRDERLTDVAGRVVKEILA, encoded by the coding sequence CTGTCGACCATCGCCAGCGCCGTGGGAGACCGCCGCCGGTTTCTTTGCGATGTCGGCGCAGGGCTGGGGGCCGTCGCCCTGGCTGCGCTGCTGACGGATGATCGCCGTCGTACGCTGCGCGCCGGCGAGACGGTGGCCAGCCCGCTCGCGCCGCGCACACCCCATTTCGCGCCCCGCGCGAAACGGGTGATCTATCTCTTCATGCACGGCGGGCCGAGCCACGTCGACCTGCTCGATCCGAAGCCCGAGCTCGAGCGACTCGCCGGCCAACCCCTGCCCGACAGCGTCGGCCCCGTCATGACGCGGCGCAAGGTGGCGCAGAATCCATTGCTGGCGCCGATCAGACCCTTCCGGCCGCGCGGGCAGTCGGGGCTCGAGATCAGCGACTTCCTGCCCCACACCGTCGAGCTGGCCGACGAACTGTGCGTGCTGCGCGGATGTCACGGCGACAGCGTGAATCATCCGCAGTCGGTCTACCAGATGAACACGGGCAGCATCCTGATGGGGCGCCCGAGCCTGGGGAGTTGGGTCAGCTATGGGCTGGGGACCGAGAACGACAGCCTGCCTGCGTTTGTCGTGTTGCCCGATCCCGGCGGCGGCGTGAAGGGGGGCCCGCTCGCCTGGGGCAACGGTTACTTGCCGGCGACCTATCAAGGGACGACGCTACGCCCCGGCGCCACGCCGATTGTCGACCTGCGCCCACAACCTTCGATCAGCGGCGCACAACAGCGGGGCACGCTCGAACTGTTGCGCGGCATGAATCGCCGCCATAGCGAATTGCGCGGGGGAGACAGTGTGCTTGCGGCGCGCGTCGAGGCCTATGAGCTGGCCTACCGCATGCAATCGGCCGCGCCGCTGGCGGTCGATTTTGCCGATGAGACGGCGGAGACCCTGGCGCTGTACGGCATCGGCGAGAAGCAGACCGACGAGTTTGGTCGGCGCTGCCTGCTCGCGCGGCGGCTCGTCGAGCGCGGCGTGCGCTTCGTGCAGCTTTACTCGGGAGATACGAACGGTTGGGATGCGCACGATGACGTCGCGCGCAATCATGGCCTGTTTTGCGGGCGGACCGATCTGCCGGTGGCGGGGCTGTTGCGCGATCTGCGGCGCCGCGGCCTGCTCGACGACACGCTGGTCATCTGGGGGGGCGAGTTCGGCCGCATGCCGATGAGCGAGCAGGGGAAAGGACGCGATCACAACCCCTGGGGATACAGCGTCTGGCTCGCCGGCGCCAAGGTACGCCGTGGGTTTGCCTATGGTGCGACCGACCCGTTCGGCCTACGCGCGGTCGAGGGACAAGTTCACGTGCATGATCTGCACGCCACGATCCTCCACCTGCTGGGTTTGGATCACGAGTCTCTCACCTATACGCACAACGGTCGCGATGAGCGCTTGACCGACGTTGCCGGTCGCGTAGTGAAGGAGATTCTCGCATGA
- a CDS encoding DUF1553 domain-containing protein, with product MRNSWWLIVVIGVACTVQVHVLRAAENSTSATSVERTITPGERDHWAYHPMSHPAPPDIDDERWSRHPVDRFVKAAMDEAGVESLPQAGRAALLRRLSFDLTGLPPTPAELDAFLADPSPDAYEKQVERLLASPAYGERWAQHWLDLARFAETDGFEHDLLRPNAWRYRDWVIDALNRDLPYDQFVREQLAGDLLRPDDPAAAVATGFLLCGPDMPDINLQEERRHVVLNEMTATVGSTLLALQFGCAQCHDHKWDAITQHDFYHLRAYFESVDIFRDHPIPTAEERAAREAAETAWAPEDHQRDKRRRELEDTARRLFREKNPDERPTLEQALAELKEKDRTEHAELVEVVAKLPVLPELPMGRVVRDGKHRAGHLYLRGDFRQEGPELACRLPQVLASAEEKDSTVEADSENDAIPSRVALAAWITRGEHPLTARVMVNRLWQWHFGLGLAASSSDFGVMGSTPTHPELLDWLARRFVADGWGMKAMHRLLVTSKTYQLASGPYDANWSAEETHAAQEIFARSSAADPDNKWLWRRRRVRLDGESIRDAMLAVSGNLSDRRGGPGIRPPLPPEVTVTLLKDQWNISGDSDDHRRRSIYLFVRRNLRYPLFDVFDRPDTNASCAMRHESTTATQSLMLFNSEFSLQCAQWLAGELVRAAPDDVEQQIGGAYQRILNRVPTAEEVEQAQLFLSQQTDRLRSEGRTAAELALPVDIDASLCENPYAAAALVDFALALFNANEFVYLD from the coding sequence ATGAGGAATTCCTGGTGGCTAATCGTCGTGATCGGCGTTGCGTGTACTGTTCAGGTACATGTGTTGCGAGCTGCCGAGAACTCAACATCGGCAACTTCCGTCGAACGCACGATCACCCCCGGCGAACGGGACCACTGGGCCTATCACCCGATGTCTCATCCGGCTCCCCCAGACATCGACGACGAGCGATGGAGCCGGCACCCGGTCGATCGTTTCGTCAAAGCCGCCATGGACGAGGCAGGGGTCGAATCATTGCCGCAGGCAGGACGAGCCGCGCTGCTGCGGCGACTCTCGTTCGACCTGACGGGGCTGCCCCCCACGCCGGCGGAACTCGACGCTTTTCTGGCGGACCCATCGCCCGACGCGTACGAGAAGCAGGTCGAGCGTTTGCTCGCCTCGCCCGCGTATGGCGAGCGCTGGGCGCAGCATTGGCTCGACCTGGCCCGCTTCGCCGAGACCGACGGCTTCGAGCACGACCTGCTGCGACCGAACGCCTGGCGCTATCGCGACTGGGTGATCGACGCGCTGAACCGAGATCTGCCGTACGACCAGTTCGTGCGCGAGCAACTGGCGGGCGATCTCCTGCGGCCCGACGATCCAGCGGCGGCCGTGGCGACCGGTTTTCTACTGTGCGGGCCGGACATGCCCGACATCAATCTGCAGGAAGAACGCCGTCACGTCGTGCTCAACGAAATGACCGCCACGGTCGGCTCGACGCTGCTCGCGTTGCAGTTCGGCTGCGCGCAGTGTCACGATCACAAGTGGGACGCCATCACGCAGCACGACTTCTATCACCTGCGGGCCTACTTCGAGTCGGTCGATATCTTCCGCGATCACCCGATTCCCACGGCCGAGGAACGAGCGGCGCGCGAAGCCGCCGAAACGGCCTGGGCCCCCGAGGACCATCAGCGCGACAAACGCCGCCGCGAGTTGGAAGACACGGCGCGACGGCTGTTCCGCGAGAAGAACCCCGACGAGCGGCCGACGCTCGAGCAGGCACTGGCCGAGCTGAAGGAGAAAGATCGCACCGAGCACGCGGAGCTGGTCGAGGTAGTGGCCAAGTTGCCGGTGCTGCCCGAGCTGCCTATGGGGCGCGTCGTGCGCGACGGCAAGCATCGCGCGGGGCATCTCTATTTGCGAGGCGATTTCCGGCAGGAAGGGCCGGAGCTTGCCTGCCGGCTGCCGCAAGTTCTGGCGTCGGCGGAAGAGAAGGACTCTACGGTAGAGGCTGATTCTGAGAACGATGCCATACCCTCGCGCGTCGCGCTGGCCGCTTGGATCACCCGTGGCGAGCACCCGCTGACGGCGCGCGTCATGGTAAATCGACTCTGGCAGTGGCATTTCGGTCTGGGGCTCGCGGCCTCGTCGAGCGATTTCGGCGTGATGGGCTCGACGCCGACGCATCCGGAGCTACTTGATTGGCTCGCCCGGCGTTTCGTCGCCGATGGCTGGGGCATGAAAGCGATGCATCGCCTGCTCGTCACGAGCAAAACGTACCAACTCGCGAGCGGACCGTACGACGCGAACTGGTCGGCCGAGGAGACGCACGCGGCGCAAGAGATCTTCGCGCGCTCGTCGGCCGCCGATCCCGACAACAAATGGCTGTGGCGGCGCCGGCGTGTGCGACTCGATGGCGAATCGATTCGCGATGCAATGCTGGCTGTCAGCGGAAATCTTTCCGATCGCCGCGGCGGACCTGGCATCCGCCCGCCTCTGCCGCCGGAAGTAACGGTGACGCTACTCAAGGACCAGTGGAACATCTCAGGCGATAGCGACGATCACCGCCGCCGCAGCATCTACCTGTTCGTGCGGCGGAACCTGCGCTACCCGCTCTTCGACGTCTTCGATCGCCCCGACACGAACGCCAGTTGCGCCATGCGCCACGAGTCGACGACGGCGACACAGTCGCTGATGCTCTTCAACTCAGAATTCAGTCTGCAATGCGCCCAATGGCTCGCCGGAGAACTCGTCCGCGCCGCGCCCGACGACGTCGAGCAACAGATCGGAGGCGCCTATCAGCGCATCCTCAACCGCGTGCCAACGGCAGAGGAAGTGGAACAAGCGCAACTGTTCTTGTCCCAACAGACTGATCGACTCCGTAGTGAAGGGCGAACGGCCGCAGAGCTAGCGCTGCCGGTCGATATCGACGCATCGCTATGCGAGAATCCCTATGCGGCTGCGGCACTCGTCGATTTCGCGCTGGCATTGTTCAACGCGAACGAGTTTGTCTATTTGGACTGA
- a CDS encoding 4Fe-4S binding protein, whose protein sequence is MAKQGPRKKLPKELAVINADNCTGCEACLEVCPVDCIMKIQQFPGMPNMQSFCQIDLERCVGCEVCVHIPRKKTDPYDLTVCPWDAIEMVPTEKVAQVVAQVGGPPEYIYENWDRLVGTAQHLAELKVQTG, encoded by the coding sequence ATGGCCAAGCAAGGCCCCCGCAAGAAGCTCCCCAAGGAGCTGGCGGTCATCAACGCCGACAACTGCACCGGTTGCGAAGCCTGTCTCGAGGTCTGCCCGGTCGACTGCATTATGAAGATCCAGCAGTTCCCCGGCATGCCCAACATGCAGAGCTTCTGCCAGATCGACCTCGAGCGCTGCGTGGGCTGCGAGGTCTGCGTCCACATCCCGCGCAAGAAGACCGACCCCTACGACCTGACGGTCTGCCCCTGGGACGCCATCGAAATGGTGCCGACGGAGAAGGTGGCGCAGGTGGTGGCGCAAGTCGGCGGCCCGCCAGAATACATCTACGAAAACTGGGACCGACTGGTCGGCACGGCCCAGCACTTGGCCGAACTCAAGGTACAAACGGGCTGA
- a CDS encoding immunity 53 family protein: protein MNAKPTAATLLARLSAWFQRHCNDDWEHEYGITIKTCDNPGWIVRIDLPETPLAEKPFVPVLDGVDEEGWQLDDESPWLHCIVDEGAFQGAGDPTRLEEILETFLAWADA, encoded by the coding sequence ATGAACGCGAAGCCCACGGCGGCTACTCTGCTGGCTCGGCTCTCGGCCTGGTTCCAGCGTCACTGCAACGACGATTGGGAGCACGAGTACGGCATCACGATCAAGACGTGCGACAACCCCGGCTGGATCGTGCGGATCGACCTGCCGGAGACGCCCTTGGCTGAAAAGCCGTTCGTGCCGGTGCTCGACGGTGTCGACGAAGAGGGCTGGCAGCTCGACGATGAATCCCCCTGGCTCCACTGCATCGTTGACGAAGGGGCGTTCCAGGGGGCTGGCGACCCCACGCGGCTGGAAGAAATCTTGGAAACGTTCCTGGCCTGGGCCGACGCCTGA
- the lysA gene encoding diaminopimelate decarboxylase produces MSTIASHLRHEIAGLDAVELARRFGTPTYVYDAAKIVERIEDLRQFDFIRYAQKACSNLAILDLMRRHGVLVDAVSAGEVRRAVAAGYRVHGDPPPVVYTADIFDRDALDLVVEQGLHVNCGSPDMIDQLGERAPGREITLRINPGFGHGHSRKTNTGGEGSKHGIWHEQLDDCLRRADYHGLGITGLHMHIGSGTDLEHLSQVCAALETTALQIGRSIRSISAGGGLPIPYRPTDQTVDIDAYFQLWDATRRRLADKFGHAVQLEIEPGRYLVAESGYLVSEIRAVKRMGANTFYLVDAGFNNLARPILYGSYHPMSIAPADGSTSPRPLADVVVGGPLCESGDIFTQDEGGYVATRSLPAAQVGDFLVIECAGAYGQVMASNYNSKPTAAEVLIVEGHAHEIRARQSFEDLIRGERIVPAG; encoded by the coding sequence ATGTCCACGATCGCTTCCCACCTGCGTCATGAGATTGCCGGACTCGACGCGGTCGAGCTGGCCCGGCGGTTTGGCACCCCCACGTACGTCTATGACGCGGCCAAGATCGTTGAGCGGATCGAGGACCTGCGGCAGTTCGATTTCATCCGCTACGCCCAAAAGGCCTGCTCGAACCTGGCCATCCTCGATCTCATGCGCCGGCACGGCGTGCTGGTCGATGCGGTCAGCGCCGGCGAGGTCCGCCGCGCGGTCGCCGCAGGGTACCGCGTGCATGGCGATCCGCCGCCGGTCGTCTACACGGCCGATATCTTCGATCGAGACGCGCTCGACCTGGTCGTCGAGCAGGGGCTGCACGTCAACTGCGGCTCTCCCGACATGATCGACCAGCTCGGCGAGCGGGCCCCCGGCCGCGAGATCACCCTCCGCATCAACCCCGGCTTCGGCCACGGTCACAGCCGCAAGACGAACACCGGCGGCGAAGGCTCGAAGCACGGCATCTGGCACGAGCAGCTCGACGACTGCCTGCGCCGCGCCGATTATCACGGCCTGGGCATCACCGGGCTGCACATGCACATCGGCTCGGGCACCGATCTCGAGCATCTCTCGCAGGTCTGTGCGGCACTCGAAACAACCGCCCTGCAGATCGGCCGTTCCATCCGCTCGATCAGCGCCGGTGGCGGCCTGCCCATCCCCTACCGCCCCACCGATCAAACCGTCGACATCGACGCCTACTTCCAACTCTGGGATGCCACGCGCCGCCGCCTGGCCGACAAGTTCGGCCACGCCGTGCAGTTGGAGATCGAGCCAGGCCGTTATCTCGTCGCCGAAAGCGGCTACCTCGTGAGCGAGATTCGTGCCGTGAAGCGGATGGGCGCGAACACGTTCTACCTCGTCGATGCGGGGTTCAATAATCTCGCCCGGCCAATCCTCTACGGCTCATACCACCCCATGTCGATCGCACCGGCCGATGGCAGCACCAGCCCGCGACCGTTGGCAGACGTGGTCGTGGGTGGCCCGTTGTGCGAGTCGGGCGATATCTTCACGCAGGACGAAGGGGGCTACGTCGCCACGCGCTCGCTGCCGGCAGCTCAGGTGGGAGACTTCCTGGTGATCGAATGTGCCGGGGCGTACGGACAGGTCATGGCTTCGAACTACAACTCGAAACCGACCGCCGCCGAAGTGCTCATCGTCGAGGGCCACGCCCACGAAATTCGCGCCCGCCAGTCGTTCGAAGACCTGATCCGCGGCGAACGAATCGTTCCGGCCGGGTAG
- a CDS encoding succinylglutamate desuccinylase/aspartoacylase family protein, with translation MGICTHDIVGPRPGRRLLITGGVHGDEFEPMVAIRRLISCWPASEMRGRVTLVPVVNRAAFQRGSRTAEDGLDLARTCPGSAAGSVTERTAHDLSALIREVDFYIDLHSGGATMQLLPLAGYVLHADAAVLDVQRRMAQTMNLPVVWGTNARLEGRSLSVARDAGVPAIYAEYGGSGLCDPQGVEAYVEGCLNVAGMLGLIDRPASISQVLYTVEDDRDNSGYLQIQHPAPAAGCFEPCVTLGDLVERGQSLGDIVDELGRERHDVLAADTGRVLLLRTFPHVAVGDTLAVILPIREPGSVTYPREAAG, from the coding sequence ATGGGAATTTGCACGCACGATATCGTCGGACCGCGTCCCGGTCGCCGTTTGCTGATCACCGGGGGCGTGCATGGGGACGAGTTCGAACCCATGGTCGCCATTCGCCGCTTGATCTCTTGCTGGCCCGCTAGCGAGATGCGGGGCCGCGTCACCTTGGTGCCCGTGGTGAATCGAGCGGCCTTCCAGCGCGGGTCGCGCACGGCGGAAGATGGGCTCGATCTGGCACGCACCTGCCCCGGTAGCGCCGCAGGCTCCGTCACCGAGCGCACGGCTCACGATCTGTCGGCCCTGATTCGCGAGGTCGACTTCTACATTGATCTTCACAGTGGCGGCGCCACGATGCAGTTGCTGCCCCTGGCCGGGTACGTGCTGCACGCCGACGCTGCGGTACTCGACGTGCAACGCCGGATGGCGCAGACCATGAATCTGCCCGTGGTGTGGGGTACGAATGCTCGGCTTGAAGGTCGTTCGCTGTCGGTCGCGCGCGATGCTGGCGTGCCTGCCATCTACGCCGAGTACGGCGGCAGTGGCCTCTGCGATCCTCAAGGGGTCGAGGCGTACGTCGAGGGTTGTTTGAATGTAGCTGGCATGCTGGGGCTCATCGACCGACCGGCGTCGATCAGCCAGGTGCTCTACACCGTCGAGGATGACCGCGACAACAGCGGATACTTGCAGATTCAACATCCGGCACCGGCGGCGGGTTGCTTCGAGCCTTGCGTTACGCTGGGCGATCTGGTTGAGCGTGGACAATCGCTTGGCGACATCGTCGACGAGTTGGGGCGCGAGCGCCACGACGTGCTGGCCGCGGATACCGGACGCGTTCTGCTGCTGCGGACCTTTCCACACGTGGCGGTGGGAGATACGCTGGCCGTGATCCTGCCGATCCGCGAACCGGGCAGCGTCACCTATCCGCGCGAAGCGGCCGGCTGA
- a CDS encoding dihydrodipicolinate synthase family protein, with translation MLFVEGRVWPALLTPLAESGEPNLPVIDRLVELYAEQQLGGLFVLGSTGQGVLLDLDERRAVAERAVRAARGGLHIMVHVGAVATQDAIELARHAEKIGANSVSSVPPIYYPARADVVFEHYRRIGSSTGLPFFPYHASFLAQSLPAARIYSERLLEIPNIAGMKFTDHDLYTMGLLHSYTAGKIRILSGADELVCHAVLSGAVGAIGTFYNQWGVSCQKARLAMIAGNVEGARRFMLAFQKAIDEILSSGAMWSFHRASMQKKFDLDIGPPRAPLGTTEKPWNDADVERLIALVDDAAP, from the coding sequence ATGCTGTTTGTCGAAGGACGTGTCTGGCCCGCCCTGCTGACCCCTCTGGCCGAATCGGGCGAACCCAACCTGCCCGTCATCGATCGGCTGGTCGAGCTTTATGCCGAGCAGCAGCTTGGTGGGCTCTTCGTGCTCGGTTCGACCGGGCAAGGGGTGCTGCTCGATCTCGACGAGCGCCGCGCCGTGGCCGAACGCGCCGTCCGCGCCGCGCGCGGCGGCCTGCACATCATGGTGCATGTCGGAGCGGTCGCCACGCAAGACGCCATCGAGCTGGCGCGTCATGCCGAGAAGATCGGCGCGAACTCGGTGTCGAGCGTGCCGCCGATCTACTATCCGGCACGAGCCGACGTGGTGTTCGAGCATTACCGGCGGATCGGCTCGTCGACGGGACTGCCGTTCTTCCCCTACCACGCGAGCTTCCTGGCGCAGTCGTTGCCCGCGGCGCGGATTTACTCCGAGCGTCTGCTCGAGATCCCGAACATCGCCGGCATGAAATTCACGGACCACGATCTCTATACGATGGGGTTGCTGCACTCGTACACGGCGGGCAAGATTCGCATCCTCAGCGGCGCGGATGAACTGGTGTGCCACGCCGTGTTGAGCGGCGCGGTCGGCGCGATCGGCACGTTCTACAATCAGTGGGGCGTGAGCTGTCAGAAGGCCCGGCTGGCCATGATCGCCGGCAACGTCGAGGGGGCGCGACGGTTCATGCTTGCCTTTCAGAAGGCGATCGACGAGATCCTGAGCTCCGGGGCGATGTGGAGTTTCCATCGCGCCTCGATGCAGAAGAAGTTCGATCTCGACATCGGTCCGCCGCGAGCGCCGTTGGGGACGACGGAGAAGCCGTGGAACGATGCGGATGTCGAGCGGCTGATTGCGCTGGTCGACGACGCGGCGCCGTAA
- the tnpA gene encoding IS200/IS605 family transposase — MGQSLARLHIHVIFSTKHRELWITDAVRDSLHAYMAKVLQDIECRPVLINSVEDHIHLLFDLARTVAVSVVVERVKKSTSKWIKTQGQEFRGFAWQAGYGAFAVSESNLSSVRHYVASCPQGVALGCLKSPLWGFRTCSAACPPVQAQSVGVLPRAQEGSAPRQSFRGYVPSFCLFDEF; from the coding sequence ATGGGGCAATCACTCGCGCGTCTGCACATCCATGTCATTTTCAGCACGAAGCACCGCGAGCTATGGATCACGGATGCCGTGCGCGATTCCTTGCACGCTTATATGGCCAAAGTGCTGCAAGATATCGAATGCAGGCCCGTGCTGATTAATTCTGTAGAAGATCACATCCATTTACTCTTCGACTTGGCACGCACCGTGGCGGTGAGCGTCGTTGTCGAGCGCGTAAAGAAGTCCACATCCAAGTGGATTAAAACGCAGGGTCAAGAGTTTCGTGGCTTCGCCTGGCAAGCAGGCTACGGAGCTTTTGCAGTTTCCGAATCCAACCTGTCTAGCGTGCGCCATTACGTGGCGAGTTGCCCCCAGGGCGTTGCCCTGGGCTGTCTTAAATCGCCCCTTTGGGGCTTCCGTACATGCTCGGCAGCCTGCCCGCCAGTTCAGGCACAATCGGTCGGTGTGTTGCCGCGAGCCCAAGAGGGGTCAGCACCGCGGCAATCGTTCCGTGGCTACGTTCCATCGTTCTGCCTGTTCGACGAGTTCTAA
- a CDS encoding universal stress protein has product MLRTLLLAFDADGLEHAATRVAMEWALQHQALLVGLGIIDESAVNPREAVPLGGGQAKRELDAARLEAAYVNTETVLSELAQRCAAQQVSCKLLEGVGHAAEQIAEFAQRYDLIVAPRWTARAQHAPRLGLASSLWDLLHAPPRPVVAVPEQTPDGSGVLIAYDGSLQAARTLQAWQQSGLLAGSPVHVLAVEENRVVAAKTGELALDYLNHHKVQAKLHVETSGSPGEIIVRVASELDVALVVMGAYGQARIRDLILGSATNTVLTACSRPLFLYH; this is encoded by the coding sequence ATGTTACGCACTCTTCTGCTCGCGTTCGACGCGGATGGTCTCGAGCATGCCGCGACGCGCGTGGCGATGGAGTGGGCACTCCAGCATCAGGCCCTGCTGGTGGGGCTGGGCATCATTGACGAGTCGGCGGTCAATCCGCGCGAGGCGGTGCCGCTCGGTGGTGGGCAGGCGAAGCGCGAGCTGGACGCGGCACGCCTCGAAGCGGCCTATGTCAACACGGAGACCGTGCTTTCCGAACTGGCCCAACGCTGTGCCGCGCAGCAGGTATCGTGCAAGCTGCTCGAAGGCGTGGGGCACGCGGCCGAGCAGATTGCCGAGTTCGCGCAGCGCTACGATCTGATCGTCGCGCCGCGCTGGACCGCTCGTGCGCAGCACGCGCCGCGGTTGGGTTTGGCCAGCTCGCTGTGGGACCTGTTGCACGCGCCGCCACGCCCCGTGGTGGCCGTTCCCGAACAGACTCCTGACGGCAGCGGGGTGCTGATTGCTTACGACGGCAGCTTGCAGGCCGCGCGGACTTTGCAGGCGTGGCAGCAGTCGGGTCTGCTCGCGGGGTCCCCGGTGCATGTCCTGGCCGTGGAAGAAAATCGCGTCGTGGCCGCCAAGACGGGGGAGTTGGCCCTCGATTATCTGAATCACCACAAGGTGCAGGCAAAATTGCACGTCGAGACGAGTGGTAGTCCCGGCGAAATCATCGTGCGCGTCGCCTCGGAATTGGACGTGGCCCTGGTCGTGATGGGGGCTTACGGACAGGCGCGCATCCGCGATCTGATTTTGGGTTCCGCCACGAATACGGTGCTGACCGCCTGCTCGCGGCCCCTGTTTCTGTATCACTGA